A DNA window from Zingiber officinale cultivar Zhangliang chromosome 3A, Zo_v1.1, whole genome shotgun sequence contains the following coding sequences:
- the LOC122051491 gene encoding homeobox-DDT domain protein RLT2-like isoform X2: MESGEGAEEKEQSEPQPQPQPTAEAWKKPAPEGGEKPSKRKMKTPYQLEILEKTYAVETYPTEIQRTELSVKTGLSDRQLQMWFCHRRLKDRKFPPTKRQRREEDPLPLTPPPPVLPPQNDRLSSESGGVGLSSSPFSGGLGSSGESRRPFSRAAPVVSRIGADMSAIGRRYYDMGLPPPPPAQPTMAEMRMLASVESQLGEPLRQDGPVLGVEFDPLPPGAFGAPIEMPVQQKQPLRPYDGNMFERYDTKPMKATADHLLASSSNGKRKLAASASHMSHPQMSHRALHEYQFLPEQLSVRSETYDRVSQSHYYDSSLDASSARAISLPKKLHANEQGVPNYTFQGQMSSANLLSQPGRQQNFPSISMDSDGPPHSDMFPISASDTQFGMHQVGLENQSISSDRRSARDDDFSRLERKRKSDEARIAKEVEAHEKRIRKELEKQDILRRKREEQMRREMERHDRERRKEEERMLREKLREEERFEREQRRENERREKFLLKESRRAEKLRQKEELRREKDAARQKAATERATARRIAREYMELIEDERLELMEIAAINKGFSSIFGLDSDTLQQLDSFRTFAAGMLQAFPPSSVKLGRPFGVQPWVDSDENIANVLMVWKFLITFADILGLWPFTLDEFVQSLHDYGSRLLGEIHVSLLKSIIKDIEDVARTPAITVGASQSSSANPGGGHPQIVEGAYAWGFNIRSWQRHLNCLTWPEILRQFALSAGFGPQLKKKNVEHTYLRDDNEGIDGEDVISTLRNGSAVENAVALMHERGYTHRRRSRHRLTPGTVKFAAFHVLSLEGSRGLTILEVADKIQKSGLRDLTTSKTPEASIAAALSRDTKLFERTAPSTYCVRSPYRKDPVDADAVLSAAREKIHVFQSALSDSEEVEKDTEDVDDAERDEDSEGDAGDDHGVDDTGTDHNLDKNDPFENKLNDPSALTSVGKMKGGREIGATPQISFGNVAKVCPKPSSENANTSGATEFIETNSKFHEAANVDMEETEMDESNFGEPWVEGLAEVGKMKGGREIGATPQTSFGNVEKVSRKPSAENANTSGATEFIETNSKFHEAANVDMETEIDESSFGEPWVQGLAEGDYSGLSVEERLNALVALIGVAIEGNSIRIVLEERLEAATALKKQMWAEAQLDKRRFKEEYSSRLQGTFGGYKAEIAQMNGTREGSQTPQDNVDKVNDGNLEVINSEHFLEQNQVNMGYNSMGQELTNSDVLSIQQCGYAAEKSRSQLKSFIGHKAELLYVYRSLPLGQDRRRNRYWLFSTSSSPNDPGSGRIFLESKEGHWTLIDSEEAFDTLLAALDTRGIRESHLHSMLQRIETTYKEAIKRRKDLIISATSSGDHAKPRASRMVSGSDCSMEIDSPSLCRLTPDALENSTSLKIELGSNEVEKNSALVRYQGFLRWMWNECYNSQILCTMKYGTKRCPELLHTCDCCFQSFLAEEKHCPSCHKTFKTFQNSDALFSEHVTLCEQKRKLDPDWKLQLSNSTLPMGIRLLKTLLSMTEAVIPAEALQTLWTEGYRKSWAVKLHSSSSAGELFQVLTLLERAVKLDFLLSSFETTTEPLISKQETASAISAQSGLVPVLPWVPYTSAAVALRLLDLDFSISYMLNQKLESRKEKEGHYIKLPSHYAAVNNMQEVDPMGTPEQVDYLTEGRWLDSGSGQRGRGRGSRGRGGRGRGRGRGLRGSASSSRANFMTENLSIFDKATRKFTRRGRTRGRGGRRRGRRTIRPRQISDGRVSTINKRSLLGSLITANSNSKQAMIADSPQSSGGDEWGIAQVRKPYVEDDDISRGSESDDNGQASGDDYDDQAADSLVEYDYSKSIGLADDGSEDVGDMDMDEDVEEDDMDGRSHDLDAYMDDDDDDLQDNPDDVEDGEGNRDEDEGATSYSSQYSD; the protein is encoded by the exons ATGGAGTCGGGGGAGGGAGCGGAGGAGAAGGAGCAGTCGGAGCCACAGCCACAGCCGCAGCCGACTGCAGAAGCATGGAAGAAGCCGGCGCCCGAGGGCGGGGAGAAGCCCTCCAAGCGGAAGATGAAGACGCCTTACCAATTGGAGATCCTCGAGAAGACCTACGCTG TGGAGACTTACCCGACGGAGATACAGCGGACTGAGCTGTCGGTGAAGACTGGCCTCTCGGATCGGCAGCTCCAGATGTGGTTTTGCCATCGTAGGCTCAAGGATCGGAAGTTCCCTCCCACAAAGAGGCAGCGGAGGGAAGAGGACCCGCTGCCATTGACTCCACCGCCACCAGTGCTTCCGCCTCAGAATGATAGGCTGTCGTCGGAATCAGGGGGCGTAGGGTTGAGCTCCAGCCCCTTCAGTGGAGGGCTTGGTAGCAGTGGGGAGTCCAGGAGGCCATTTTCTAGGGCAGCACCAGTTGTTTCGAGGATTGGGGCGGATATGTCTGCTATAGGAAGGCGTTACTATGACATGGGGCTTCCGCCACCACCCCCTGCACAGCCGACCATGGCGGAAATGAGAATGCTTGCATCAGTTGAATCTCAGCTTGGGGAGCCACTGCGACAGGATGGACCAGTTCTTGGAGTAGAGTTTGATCCATTGCCACCTGGTGCATTTGGGGCGCCAATAG AAATGCCAGTGCAACAGAAGCAGCCCCTGCGCCCTTATGATGGCAATATGTTTGAAAGATATGATACCAAGCCAATGAAG GCAACTGCTGACcatttgttagcaagctcatctAATGGGAAAAGAAAACTAGCAGCTAGTGCTTCTCATATGAGTCATCCCCAGATGAGTCACCGAGCTCTTCACGAGTATCAGTTTCTCCCTGAGCAACTAAGTGTCCGGTCGGAGACATATGATAGGGTCTCTCAATCTCACTATTATGACTCTTCATTAGATGCTTCGAGTGCCAGGGCGATATCTTTACCAAAAAAATTGCATGCAAATGAACAAGGGGTGCCAAATTATACTTTTCAAGGTCAAATGTCCAGTGCAAATCTTTTGTCTCAGCCAGGAAGGCAGCAAAATTTTCCTTCCATTTCAATGGACTCTGATGGTCCTCCACACAGTGACATGTTTCCTATTTCTGCAAGTGACACTCAGTTTGGTATGCATCAAGTCGGACTAGAAAACCAATCTATATCCTCTGACAGGAGGAGTGCCCGAGATGATGACTTTTCTAGGTTGGAGAGAAAACGCAAG AGTGATGAAGCAAGGATTGCTAAGGAGGTTGAAGCACATGAGAAACGGATAAGGAAAGAGCTTGAGAAACAAGACATCTTGAGAAGAAAG AGAGAAGAGCAAATGCGAAGGGAAATGGAGAGACATGATCGtgaaagaagaaaagaggaagagcGGATGTTGCGTGAAAAACTGCGAGAGGAAGAGAGATTTGAACGTGAACAAAGACGTGAAAATGAACGCAGGGAGAAGTTTTTGCTAAAGGAATCCCGTAGA GCTGAGAAATTGAGGCAGAAAGAAGAATTAAGGCGTGAGAAGGATGCTGCAAGACAGAAAGCTGCTACGGAAAGGGCTACTGCCCGCAGAATTGCACGGGAGTATATGGAGCTTATTGAGGATGAGCGACTAGAGTTAATGGAGATTGCTGCAATTAATAAGGGGTTTTCCTCAATCTTTGGTCTTGACAGTGATACTTTGCAACAATTGGATTCATTCAGAA CCTTTGCTGCAGGTATGTTGCAGGCATTCCCACCAAGTTCTGTAAAACTAGGAAGGCCTTTTGGTGTTCAACCTTGGGTGGATTCTGATGAAAATATAGCAAACGTTCTTATG GTTTGGAAGTTCTTAATTACTTTTGCTGACATACTAGGGCTTTGGCCATTCACTCTTGATGAGTTTGTGCAGTCTCTCCATGATTAT GGTTCAAGACTCTTGGGAGAAATACATGTTTCCCTTCTTAAATCCATAATCAAGGACATTGAGGATGTTGCAAGGACACCTGCTATTACAGTTGGTGCTAGCCAGAGCAGTTCTGCTAACCCAGGAGGTGGTCATCCACAGATAGTTGAGGGG GCTTATGCATGGGGTTTCAACATTCGAAGCTGGCAGCGCCACCTAAATTGCTTGACATGGCCTGAGATATTGCGGCAATTTGCTTTATCAGCAGGATTTGGGCCACAACTGAAGAAAAAGAATGTTGAACACACATATTTACGGGATGATAATGAG GGGATTGATGGTGAGGATGTTATTTCCACTTTGCGAAATGGTTCAGCTGTTGAAAATGCTGTTGCTTTAATGCATGAAAGGGGATACACACATCGACGAAGATCTCGACATCGGTTGACTCCTGGAACAGTAAAATTTGCAGCTTTCCATGTTTTATCTCTTGAAGGAAGCAGAGGCTTAACTATACTTGAAGTTGCTGACAAGATTCAG AAATCTGGATTGAGAGATCTTACTACGAGCAAGACACCTGAGGCATCAATTGCTGCAGCGTTATCACGTGACACAAAACTTTTTGAGCGAACTGCTCCTTCAACATATTGTGTACGGTCACCATATAGAAAAGATCCTGTTGATGCAGATGCAGTGCTATCAGCTGCTCGCGAAAAGATACACGTATTTCAAAGTGCACTTTCTGATTCTGAGGAAGTGGAAAAGGATACGGAAGATGTAGATGATGCAGAAAGAGATGAAGATTCAGAAGGGGATGCTGGTGATGATCATGGGGTTGATGATACTGGCACTGATCATAACTTGGATAAGAATGATCCATTTGAAAACAAGCTAAACGATCCTAGTGCATTGACATCAGTAGGTAAGatgaaaggaggaagagaaattgGAGCAACTCCACAAATTAGTTTTGGAAATGTTGCAAAAGTCTGTCCAAAACCCTCTTCAGAGAATGCAAATACTTCTGGGGCCACTGAGTTTATAGAGACCAATTCAAAGTTCCATGAAGCAGCTAATGTGGATATGGAGGAGACAGAGATGGATGAAAGCAACTTCGGTGAACCATGGGTTGAAGGCCTAGCAGAAGTAGGTAAGatgaaaggaggaagagaaattgGAGCAACGCCACAGACTAGTTTTGGAAATGTTGAAAAAGTCAGTCGAAAACCCTCTGCAGAGAATGCAAATACTTCTGGGGCCACTGAGTTTATAGAGACCAATTCAAAGTTCCATGAAGCAGCTAATGTGGATATGGAGACAGAGATTGATGAAAGCAGCTTTGGTGAACCATGGGTTCAAGGCCTAGCAGAAGGTGATTATTCTGGGCTGAGTGTTGAAGAACGCCTAAATGCACTTGTTGCTTTGATAGGTGTTGCTATTGAAGGAAACTCAATACGAATAGTGTTGGAG GAACGCTTGGAAGCTGCAACTGCACTTAAAAAACAAATGTGGGCGGAAGCACAACTGGATAAAAGGCGTTTTAAAGAAGAATATTCTAGCAGATTACAAGGTACTTTTGGTGGGTACAAGGCTGAGATAGCCCAAATGAATGGAACAAGAGAGGGAAGCCAAACTCCACAGGACAATGTGGACAAGGTCAATGATGGCAATTTAGAAGTAATCAACAGTGAACACTTTCTTGAGCAGAATCAGGTGAATATGGGCTATAATTCTATGGGACAAGAGCTTACTAATTCAGATGTGTTATCTATTCAGCAATGCGGATATGCTGCTGAGAAGTCTCGTTCTCAGTTAAAATCATTTATTGGCCATAAAGCAGAGCTACTATATGTGTACCGTTCATTACCCCTAGGTCAAGATCGTAGACGAAACCGCTACTGGCTATTTTCAACTTCTTCATCACCAAATGATCCTGGTTCTGGAAGAATCTTTTTGGAATCCAAAGAAGGTCATTGGACACTTATTGACTCGGAGGAG GCATTTGACACACTTTTAGCTGCTCTGGACACTCGGGGGATTAGGGAATCACATTTGCACTCAATGCTCCAAAGAATAGAGACAACATACAAAGAGGCAATAAAGAGGAGAAAGGATCTTATCATTTCAGCAACGTCATCTGGAGATCATGCTAAACCAAGGGCCTCCAGAATGGTGTCAGGCTCAGATTGCAGCATGGAAATTGATAGTCCTAGTCTTTGCAGGCTCACTCCTGATGCCTTGGAGAACTCAACATCTCTCAAAATTGAACTTGGTAGCAACGAAGTAGAGAAAAACTCTGCTCTTGTCAGATACCAAGGTTTTTTGAGATGGATGTGGAATGAATGCTATAATTCACAGATATTATGCACGATGAAATATGGGACGAAAAGATGTCCTGAGTTGCTTCATACTTGTGATTGTTGCTTCCAGTCTTTCTTAGCTGAAGAAAAACATTGCCCTTCTTGCCACAAGACATTTAAGACCTTCCAAAACTCTGATGCACTTTTTTCAGAGCATGTGACTCTATGTGAACAGAAAAGAAAGTTAGACCCTGATTGGAAACTCCAACTCTCTAACTCTACTCTTCCAATGGGGATCAGATTGCTGAAGACACTACTATCCATGACTGAG GCTGTGATTCCAGCAGAAGCACTTCAAACTCTTTGGACAGAGGGTTATAGGAAATCTTGGGCTGTGAAATTGCATTCTTCATCATCTGCTGGGGAGCTTTTTCAG GTTCTGACATTGTTGGAGCGTGCTGTAAAACTGGATTTTCTTTTGTCAAGTTTTGAAACGACAACTGAACCTCTGATTTCTAAGCAAGAAACTGCCTCGGCTATCTCTGCTCAATCTGGACTTGTTCCTGTACTACCGTGGGTGCCTTATACTTCAGCAGCTGTGGCTTTAAGGCTGTTAGATCTTGATTTTTCGATTTCTTATATGTTGAACCAGAAGCTAGAGTCTCGAAAGGAAAAGGAAGGGCATTATATT AAGCTTCCATCACACTATGCTGCGGTTAACAACATGCAAGAGGTAGATCCTATGGGAACTCCTGAACAAGTTGATTATCTCACTGAAGGGAGGTGGTTAGATTCAGGAAGTGGACAGAGGGGCCGAGGACGAGGCAGTCGTGGGCGAGGTGGACGTGGTCGTGGGCGAGGGAGAGGACTAAGGGGGAGTGCAAGCTCCTCCAGGGCCAATTTTATGACTGAAAATCTCAGTATTTTCGACAAGGCCACAAGAAAATTCACCAGAAGAGGAAGAACACGTGGTCGTGGTGGGCGTAGGCGTGGACGCCGAACTATCAGGCCTAGGCAAATATCTGATGGTAGAGTATCCACAATCAATAAAAGGTCACTTTTGGGCAGCTTGATCACTGCAAACAGCAACTCCAAACAGGCAATGATTGCAGATTCCCCACAAAGCTCAGGTGGAGACGAATGGGGCATAGCTCAAGTTAGAAAACCATATGTTGAAGACGACGATATTAGTAGAGGCTCTGAATCTGATGATAATGGTCAAGCTTCTGGGGATGATTATGATGATCAGGCAGCAGACTCTCTTGTAGAATACGACTACAGCAAGTCCATAGGATTAGCTGACGACGGATCGGAGGATGTTGGAGACATGGACATGGATGAAGATGTCGAAGAAGACGATATGGATGGTAGAAGTCATGACTTGGATGCTTACATggatgatgacgatgatgatTTGCAAGATAACCCAGACGATGTTGAAGATGGAGAGGGAAATAGAGATGAAGATGAGGGGGCAACTTCGTACTCGTCACAGTATAGCGATTGA